A genome region from Triticum aestivum cultivar Chinese Spring chromosome 2B, IWGSC CS RefSeq v2.1, whole genome shotgun sequence includes the following:
- the LOC123044739 gene encoding peroxidase 7 isoform X2, whose product MRTALSLLSFLTVSVLILAPMAMADGYSQPQDYQPPAYRKPADGLVAGYYGESCPDMEGIVQRAVKKAFAADYTIAAGLIRLFFHDFAVGGCDASILIDAPGSEKYAAASKTLRGFELIEAIKTELEAKCPETVSCADILTAATRDASREVGVSYWPLVYGRKDGRQSRKEAADKYVPMGRESVTDLVAFFESMGLNVRDLVVLSGAHTIGKASCAAVKPRLCKSKPETLDGKYGDFLRRKCRGGDAEHERVELDGVTPTAFDNGYYKNLERRMGLLETDQKMLHDSRTRSFVQEMAREPEEFKRQFAESMHWLGNVQVLTGSEGEVRSKCSAVNY is encoded by the exons ATGAGGACGGCGTTGTCGCTTCTCTCCTTCCTCACCGTCTCAGTGCTTATCCTCGCCCCCATGGCGATGGCGGACGGCTACAGCCAGCCGCAAGACTACCAGCCGCCGGCCTACAGGAAGCCCGCGGACGGCCTTGTCGCCGGATACTACGGCGAGTCGTGCCCCGACATGGAGGGCATCGTCCAGAGGGCCGTCAAGAAGGCCTTCGCCGCAGACTACACCATCGCCGCGGGCCTCATCCGCCTCTTCTTCCACGACTTTGCCGTCGGG GGGTGCGACGCGTCGATCCTGATAGATGCGCCGGGGAGCGAGAAGTACGCCGCGGCGAGCAAGACGCTCCGGGGCTTCGAGCTCATCGAGGCCATCAAGACGGAGCTGGAGGCCAAGTGCCCCGAGaccgtctcctgcgccgacatcctcaccgccgccacccgcgaCGCCAGCAGGGAGGTGGGAGTGAGCTACTGGCCTCTCGTCTACGGCCGGAAGGACGGCCGCCAGTCCCGCAAAGAGGCCGCCGACAAGTACGTGCCCATGGGCCGCGAGAGCGTCACAGACCTCGTCGCCTTCTTCGAGTCCATGGGCCTAAACGTCCGCGACCTCGTCGTCCTCTCCGGCGCGCACACCATCGGCAAGGCCAGCTGTGCCGCCGTGAAGCCGCGTCTGTGCAAGAGCAAACCGGAGACGCTGGACGGCAAGTACGGTGACTTCCTGAGGCGCAagtgccgcggcggcgacgcggagCACGAGAGAGTGGAGCTCGACGGCGTCACGCCCACGGCGTTCGATAACGGGTACTACAAGAACCTGGAGCGCAGGATGGGACTCCTGGAGACGGACCAGAAGATGCTCCATGACTCCCGGACCAGGAGCTTCGTCCAGGAAATGGCCAGAGAGCCCGAGGAATTCAAGCGCCAGTTCGCCGAGTCCATGCACTGGCTCGGCAACGTGCAGGTCCTCACCGGCAGCGAGGGCGAGGTCCGATCCAAGTGCTCCGCCGTCAACTACTGA
- the LOC123044739 gene encoding protein trichome birefringence-like 13 isoform X1 has product MPPARSPAAGLRRRKVFLPLVLLLPLILLTLILIFPSRSIPALRDAALRSQQTCDYAAGGWVPDSSAESHLRYDHTCKEIFKGWNCIANGKRNGHALLRWRWKPAGCELLPRLDPLRFLERHRNTNIGFVGDSLNRNMFVSLVCMLRGVNGEVHKWRPAGADRGFTFLRYNLTLAYHRTNLLVRYGSWSASPNGGPLESLGYKQGHRIDVDIADQTWAEAPSFHDILIFNTGHWWWSSSKFDPIQSPMLFFEKGKPIIPPLLPPEGLDLTLKHMITFVNKAMRPNGLKFFSTQSPRHFEGGDWNEGGSCQHDQPLSSEEVKEFFSLDNNGTNIEARLVNQHLMKALELSTTLRVLNVTHMSEFRADAHPATTGGKKHDDCMHWCLPGPTDAWNDLLAASLAAIQS; this is encoded by the exons ATGCCGCCGGCGAGGAGCCCGGCCGCCGGCCTGCGGCGGCGCAAAGTCTTCCTCCCTCTCGTGTTGCTCCTCCCCCTTATTCTACTGACCCTAATCCTGATCTTCCCATCTCGCTCCATCCCCGCGCTCCGCGACGCAGCTCTCAGGTCCCAACAGACCTGCGACTACGCTGCCGGCGGATGGGTGCCCGACTCCTCCGCTGAGTCCCACCTCCGGTACGACCACACGTGCAAGGAGATCTTCAAGGGGTGGAACTGCATCGCTAATGGCAAGCGCAACGGCCACGCCCTCCTCCGCTGGCGATGGAAGCCCGCCGGGTGCGAGCTACTCCCCAGACTCGACCCGCTCCGGTTCTTAGAGCGTCACAGGAACACCAACATTG GATTTGTGGGTGATTCTTTGAATCGAAACATGTTTGTCTCATTGGTCTGCATGCTCAGGGGAGTGAACGGAGAGGTTCACAAGTGGCGTCCAGCAGGGGCAGACCGAGGTTTCACATTCCTACGCTACAACCTCACCCTCGCATACCACCGAACTAATCTTTTGGTACGCTATGGCAG CTGGTCAGCCAGTCCAAACGGAGGTCCCCTAGAATCTCTTGGATACAAGCAAGGCCACAGGATTGATGTTGATATTGCCGACCAAACATGGGCAGAGGCACCAAGCTTCCATGATATTCTTATTTTCAATACAGGACATTG GTGGTGGTCCTCTTCAAAGTTTGATCCAATACAGTCACCGATGCTCTTCTTTGAGAAAGGGAAGCCGATTATACCTCCTTTACTGCCACCTGAAGGACTGGATTTGACTCTTAAACACATG ATAACATTTGTGAACAAAGCAATGAGACCCAATGGATTGAAATTCTTCAGCACTCAATCTCCTAGACATTTTGAAGGTGGTGATTGGAATGAAGGTGGATCTTGTCAACATGACCAACCCTTGTCCTCTGAAGAG GTCAAAGAATTTTTCTCCTTGGACAACAACGGCACAAACATAGAAGCACGCTTGGTAAACCAGCACTTGATGAAGGCTCTGGAGCTGTCTACTACCTTGAGAGTTTTGAACGTCACTCACATGAGTGAATTCAGAGCTGATGCTCATCCGGCGACAACCGGAGGAAAGAAGCACGACGATTGCATGCATTGGTGTTTACCAGGACCAACCGATGCATGGAACGATTTGCTAGCAGCAAGTCTTGCGGCAATTCAGAGCTAG
- the LOC123044739 gene encoding protein trichome birefringence-like 13 isoform X3 codes for MPPARSPAAGLRRRKVFLPLVLLLPLILLTLILIFPSRSIPALRDAALRSQQTCDYAAGGWVPDSSAESHLRYDHTCKEIFKGWNCIANGKRNGHALLRWRWKPAGCELLPRLDPLRFLERHRNTNIGFVGDSLNRNMFVSLVCMLRGVNGEVHKWRPAGADRGFTFLRYNLTLAYHRTNLLVRYGSWSASPNGGPLESLGYKQGHRIDVDIADQTWAEAPSFHDILIFNTGHWWWSSSKFDPIQSPMLFFEKGKPIIPPLLPPEGLDLTLKHMITFVNKAMRPNGLKFFSTQSPRHFEGGDWNEGGSCQHDQPLSSEEKVGDCLEPGVLRLIC; via the exons ATGCCGCCGGCGAGGAGCCCGGCCGCCGGCCTGCGGCGGCGCAAAGTCTTCCTCCCTCTCGTGTTGCTCCTCCCCCTTATTCTACTGACCCTAATCCTGATCTTCCCATCTCGCTCCATCCCCGCGCTCCGCGACGCAGCTCTCAGGTCCCAACAGACCTGCGACTACGCTGCCGGCGGATGGGTGCCCGACTCCTCCGCTGAGTCCCACCTCCGGTACGACCACACGTGCAAGGAGATCTTCAAGGGGTGGAACTGCATCGCTAATGGCAAGCGCAACGGCCACGCCCTCCTCCGCTGGCGATGGAAGCCCGCCGGGTGCGAGCTACTCCCCAGACTCGACCCGCTCCGGTTCTTAGAGCGTCACAGGAACACCAACATTG GATTTGTGGGTGATTCTTTGAATCGAAACATGTTTGTCTCATTGGTCTGCATGCTCAGGGGAGTGAACGGAGAGGTTCACAAGTGGCGTCCAGCAGGGGCAGACCGAGGTTTCACATTCCTACGCTACAACCTCACCCTCGCATACCACCGAACTAATCTTTTGGTACGCTATGGCAG CTGGTCAGCCAGTCCAAACGGAGGTCCCCTAGAATCTCTTGGATACAAGCAAGGCCACAGGATTGATGTTGATATTGCCGACCAAACATGGGCAGAGGCACCAAGCTTCCATGATATTCTTATTTTCAATACAGGACATTG GTGGTGGTCCTCTTCAAAGTTTGATCCAATACAGTCACCGATGCTCTTCTTTGAGAAAGGGAAGCCGATTATACCTCCTTTACTGCCACCTGAAGGACTGGATTTGACTCTTAAACACATG ATAACATTTGTGAACAAAGCAATGAGACCCAATGGATTGAAATTCTTCAGCACTCAATCTCCTAGACATTTTGAAGGTGGTGATTGGAATGAAGGTGGATCTTGTCAACATGACCAACCCTTGTCCTCTGAAGAG AAGGTTGGTGATTGTTTGGAGCCTGGAGTTTTGAGATTAATATGTTGA